A part of Paraliobacillus zengyii genomic DNA contains:
- a CDS encoding ATP-binding protein: MKIKGYLDQSLSLQFVGLMARFLLFIIIGAVIITIGYIQLNAYHAAQDETLERKETIIQRIDTSFNQAFFDFRGYFAYNNEVLKDSGYAQEDKLRSFIADFQEVAVTNEDFIFIENVREFLSYYYTDLIPVMIADYEQGNVDEIQTIANDGVTNKLEIFQEEVRSYRLKVDGQIESNYKLHAERNGYVLLVVGLYLAGIIFLLFRMTRTMFINIGRPISEFAGVANEIATGKDADMNFMSDRKDELGQLSDAFKKMVKTLQSKEQDLLGQNEELIAQQDELEVQKEELENVLIHLQQSENNLKLRNEFVKGISNSLNKQTVLQEIIVNMCKVTEADQGIISFLEEKDFASYGVSKAGEVQFLANLDNGLHERLMQSKNSFTVTRELEQDEKGLHEGKSYAYDLYFPVIDVENEVGAVLVLSRYGTPFPTDKIEEYEGFTKQISISLENIQMYDKTEGDRKRNQAILNTVLEGIQLVDLNGQTVQVNQKLRSVFSCQDWNAEIIGLSAAEWTNEMVAHVEDKEAFKAFFSRAIEAEEMDDFFQYTLQNKNEIYKVYATSLFDEEEKIGTVFVHRDITKEAEIDQMKSEFVSTVSHELRTPLASIYGYTELMLNRTLKPEKQKKYLTTIYQETTRLTSLINDFLDVQRMEAGKQSYAKKYVDLVKIIDKVVDTQQINASLHHFNVIIDSDHTMVLGDQDKLEQVFTNLISNAIKYSPDGGEIAIQLYQDGNYLKTAIKDEGLGIPKDALANLFAKFYRVDNSDRKTIGGTGLGLSIVKEISHAHDGDVAVSSEYGKGSTFTLSLPLVESIATTETSPENEVVENAFTVFVVEDDYSLATLIEQELMENKFSVYHYTKALDAINQLSHHMPDAIVLDLNLEKGEMDGWEFMGELKKMDAKYSDIPIIISSALEEKDKSFALGAIDYLVKPYKASDLSRTILQILLMKEKRGQIFIPDADKK; encoded by the coding sequence ATGAAAATTAAAGGTTATTTAGACCAAAGTTTATCCTTGCAATTTGTTGGTTTAATGGCTCGCTTTCTCCTCTTTATCATAATTGGAGCGGTTATTATTACGATTGGTTATATCCAGTTAAATGCATATCACGCAGCCCAAGATGAAACACTCGAGCGAAAAGAAACGATTATCCAACGAATTGATACGAGTTTTAATCAAGCATTTTTCGATTTTAGAGGCTATTTTGCCTATAATAATGAGGTATTAAAAGATAGTGGATATGCACAGGAAGATAAATTACGTTCCTTTATAGCAGATTTTCAAGAAGTAGCGGTAACAAATGAAGACTTTATTTTTATTGAAAATGTTAGAGAGTTTTTGTCGTACTATTATACTGATTTAATCCCTGTTATGATTGCTGATTATGAACAAGGAAATGTCGACGAGATTCAAACTATTGCGAATGATGGCGTGACAAATAAGCTAGAAATTTTTCAGGAAGAAGTACGTAGCTATCGGTTGAAAGTCGATGGTCAAATTGAATCGAATTATAAATTACATGCTGAGCGTAATGGGTATGTGTTGCTGGTGGTCGGACTTTATTTAGCAGGCATTATTTTTCTGTTATTCAGGATGACACGGACAATGTTTATCAATATTGGTAGACCGATAAGTGAATTTGCAGGAGTGGCTAATGAAATTGCTACTGGTAAAGATGCCGATATGAATTTTATGAGTGATCGAAAAGATGAACTGGGTCAATTGTCAGATGCCTTTAAGAAGATGGTTAAAACTTTACAAAGTAAGGAACAGGATCTTCTGGGCCAAAATGAAGAATTGATCGCACAGCAAGATGAATTAGAAGTGCAAAAAGAAGAGTTAGAAAATGTACTTATTCATTTACAACAAAGTGAAAATAACTTGAAGCTTCGAAATGAATTTGTCAAAGGAATTTCAAATTCATTAAATAAACAAACAGTATTACAAGAAATAATCGTGAATATGTGTAAAGTAACAGAAGCAGATCAAGGTATTATTTCATTTTTAGAAGAAAAAGATTTTGCTTCCTATGGCGTATCAAAAGCTGGAGAAGTGCAATTTCTTGCTAATCTAGATAATGGTTTACATGAAAGATTAATGCAGTCCAAAAATAGTTTTACCGTTACACGTGAATTAGAACAAGATGAGAAAGGTCTTCATGAAGGAAAAAGTTATGCTTATGATTTATATTTCCCTGTAATAGATGTGGAAAATGAAGTCGGAGCAGTACTTGTTTTAAGTCGTTATGGAACACCTTTTCCTACGGATAAAATTGAAGAGTACGAAGGGTTTACTAAACAGATTTCAATTTCGTTGGAAAATATACAAATGTACGATAAAACAGAAGGTGATCGCAAACGCAATCAAGCTATTTTAAATACTGTATTAGAAGGCATTCAATTGGTAGACTTAAACGGGCAAACAGTTCAAGTAAACCAAAAATTACGCTCGGTCTTTAGTTGTCAAGATTGGAATGCAGAAATTATCGGTCTGTCAGCTGCTGAATGGACAAATGAAATGGTAGCACACGTAGAAGATAAAGAAGCATTTAAGGCATTTTTCTCAAGAGCGATAGAAGCTGAAGAAATGGATGACTTCTTCCAGTATACGTTACAAAACAAAAACGAAATTTATAAAGTATATGCAACTAGTTTATTTGATGAAGAAGAGAAAATTGGTACTGTTTTTGTGCACCGAGATATTACAAAAGAAGCAGAAATTGATCAAATGAAGTCGGAATTTGTTAGCACGGTGAGTCATGAGTTACGAACACCATTAGCTAGCATTTATGGCTATACAGAGTTAATGCTGAATCGTACATTAAAGCCAGAAAAACAGAAGAAATACCTGACAACCATTTATCAAGAAACAACACGTTTAACTTCTTTAATAAATGACTTTCTTGATGTGCAGCGTATGGAAGCAGGAAAACAGAGCTACGCAAAAAAATATGTTGATCTAGTAAAAATAATTGATAAAGTAGTCGATACGCAACAGATAAACGCGTCACTTCATCACTTTAACGTAATAATTGATTCTGACCATACCATGGTGCTTGGTGATCAAGATAAGCTGGAACAAGTATTTACCAATCTTATCAGCAATGCCATCAAGTACAGTCCAGATGGTGGAGAAATAGCTATTCAGTTATATCAAGACGGAAACTATCTTAAAACTGCAATTAAAGATGAAGGCTTAGGAATTCCTAAGGATGCATTGGCTAACCTATTCGCTAAATTTTATCGTGTTGATAATTCTGATCGCAAGACAATAGGTGGAACAGGACTTGGCCTTTCAATTGTGAAGGAGATTAGCCATGCACATGATGGGGATGTAGCTGTTTCTTCTGAGTACGGTAAAGGTAGTACATTCACGCTATCCTTACCATTAGTTGAGTCGATAGCTACTACAGAGACTTCTCCTGAAAATGAAGTAGTAGAAAATGCCTTTACTGTTTTTGTGGTGGAAGATGATTATAGTCTTGCTACTTTGATTGAACAGGAATTGATGGAAAATAAATTCTCTGTTTACCACTATACTAAGGCACTAGATGCTATCAATCAATTGAGTCATCATATGCCAGATGCAATTGTACTTGATTTAAATCTTGAAAAAGGTGAAATGGATGGTTGGGAGTTTATGGGTGAACTGAAGAAAATGGATGCTAAATATAGTGATATTCCGATTATTATATCTTCTGCCCTTGAAGAAAAGGATAAAAGCTTTGCACTCGGAGCTATTGATTATCTAGTAAAACCTTATAAAGCAAGTGATTTATCTAGAACAATTCTACAAATTTTATTGATGAAAGAAAAACGTGGTCAAATTTTTATCCCAGATGCGGATAAGAAATAG
- a CDS encoding lysophospholipid acyltransferase family protein — protein MPMRTLVFQGYMWGYILSKANKSFAINKLNKAGKNKEKLMLMDKIILKCTKKLIKISGADLTVTGTENIPLDEPVLYVANHQGNMDIPILYSTAPQTMAFVAKKEMEKIPLLGYWMKERGCVFIDRGNARNSLKAINQAIASLKSGHPLAIFPEGTRSKGPEIGDFKSGSLRIALKAGVKVIPVTFKDSYKLIGKKGGNTPAKVAVHYSDPIDSRDFKDTSELASEVLTQIKKHL, from the coding sequence ATGCCTATGCGAACGCTAGTATTTCAAGGTTATATGTGGGGTTATATTTTAAGTAAGGCAAATAAATCATTTGCTATAAATAAATTAAATAAAGCTGGTAAAAACAAAGAAAAATTAATGCTTATGGATAAAATAATATTAAAATGCACTAAAAAATTAATTAAAATTTCAGGTGCTGACTTAACCGTAACAGGTACGGAAAATATTCCGTTAGATGAACCTGTCTTATATGTTGCAAATCATCAAGGTAATATGGATATTCCAATTTTATATTCGACAGCACCACAAACAATGGCCTTTGTTGCAAAAAAAGAAATGGAGAAAATTCCGTTATTGGGTTATTGGATGAAAGAACGAGGGTGCGTATTTATCGATAGAGGTAATGCACGTAACTCGCTTAAGGCAATTAATCAGGCTATTGCAAGTTTAAAATCAGGACATCCTCTCGCGATTTTTCCAGAAGGAACGCGAAGCAAAGGGCCAGAGATTGGTGATTTTAAATCAGGCAGTCTACGAATTGCACTTAAGGCAGGCGTAAAGGTAATCCCCGTTACCTTTAAAGACTCGTATAAATTAATTGGTAAAAAAGGTGGCAATACACCAGCGAAAGTTGCTGTTCACTACTCTGATCCAATTGATTCACGCGACTTCAAAGATACAAGCGAACTAGCATCAGAAGTTTTAACACAAATAAAGAAACATTTATAA